A stretch of Triticum aestivum cultivar Chinese Spring chromosome 1D, IWGSC CS RefSeq v2.1, whole genome shotgun sequence DNA encodes these proteins:
- the LOC123162526 gene encoding uncharacterized protein has protein sequence MRPQVLLVAFVVLAELFLSHSQVANPWPSCDNCDSCTKSNPPGCKRWNYLRSGFFYHRPSARAVSCPPSGHNSFQCTTASATSARAAARRPLRALAPFASGLMRRRNERYNKRTRA, from the exons ATGAGGCCTCAGGTACTGCTCGTCGCATTCGTTGTCCTCGCAGAGCTGTTCCTCTCCCACAGCCAAG TGGCGAACCCATGGCCGTCCTGCGACAACTGCGACTCGTGCACCAAGTCCAATCCACCTGGGTGCAAACGTTGGAATTACTTAAGGTCTGGTTTTTTTTATCATCGACCAAGTGCAAGAGCTGTGTCATGTCCACCATCGGGCCACAACAGCTTCCAGTGCACGACCGCATCAGCGACTTCTGCGAGAGCTGCTGCACGCCGGCCGCTCAGAGCTTTAGCTCCCTTTGCATCTGGATTGATGCGGAGAAGAAATGAGCGTTACAATAAGCGCACAAGAGCATAG
- the LOC123162537 gene encoding Bowman-Birk type trypsin inhibitor-like — protein sequence MRPQVLLLALAIVAVLAALPLAHGQGASPWPCCDKCGVCTKSIPPQCRCQDVTPTGCNSACKSCVRSTAGFQCADSITNFCQRRCTAAA from the exons ATGAGGCCTCAGGTGCTGCTCCTCGCGTTGGCCATCGTCGCCGTCCTCGCAGCTCTGCCCCTTGCACATGGCCAAG GGGCGAGCCCGTGGCCGTGCTGCGACAAGTGCGGTGTGTGTACCAAGTCCATCCCGCCGCAGTGCAGGTGCCAGGACGTGACGCCGACCGGGTGCAACTCAGCTTGCAAGAGCTGCGTCAGGTCCACCGCCGGCTTCCAGTGCGCGGACAGCATCACCAACTTCTGCCAGCGCCGCTGCACGGCGGCGGCGTGA